A stretch of Bradyrhizobium sp. CCBAU 53338 DNA encodes these proteins:
- a CDS encoding HdeD family acid-resistance protein, with protein sequence MTSPEDFSRLQSAMSRAVKAHWKAFLFEGILLAVLGIAALILPPLASLAITIFLGWMFLISGIGGLIATYWARATPGFWWSLISAALAVFAGMLLLARPMQAVLTLTIVLGAYFLAEGVTTIMYALEHRRELSGRWSWLLISGLVDIAIAFMVITGLPSTAEWAIGVLVGINLLFGGATLIGMALAARKSNS encoded by the coding sequence ATGACATCGCCTGAAGACTTTTCACGGCTGCAATCCGCGATGAGCCGGGCGGTGAAGGCACATTGGAAGGCCTTTCTGTTCGAAGGCATTTTGCTCGCCGTCCTCGGCATCGCGGCGCTGATCCTGCCGCCGCTCGCAAGCCTTGCCATCACGATCTTCCTCGGCTGGATGTTCCTGATCAGCGGCATCGGCGGATTGATCGCAACCTATTGGGCGCGCGCCACACCTGGTTTCTGGTGGTCATTGATCTCGGCAGCCCTCGCCGTGTTCGCTGGCATGCTGCTACTGGCCCGTCCGATGCAGGCCGTGCTGACGCTGACCATCGTGCTCGGCGCCTATTTCCTCGCCGAAGGCGTCACCACCATCATGTACGCGCTGGAGCACCGCCGCGAGCTGAGCGGCCGCTGGTCGTGGCTCCTGATCTCGGGCCTCGTCGATATCGCGATTGCGTTCATGGTGATCACGGGACTGCCGAGCACGGCGGAATGGGCCATCGGCGTGCTCGTCGGCATCAACCTTTTGTTCGGCGGTGCCACCCTGATCGGCATGGCCCTGGCGGCACGCAAAAGCAACAGTTGA
- a CDS encoding lysine-2,3-aminomutase-like protein yields the protein MTKTSPLRTLREPADLVAADLAPATALPALERVAARYAVAITPALVELIDTSDPDDPIARQFVPTAAELETQPGESADPIGDNPHSPVPGIVHRYPDRVLFKLVHVCAVYCRFCFRREMVGPGKENALSDSAYRAAIDYIRAHSEIWEVILTGGDPLMLSPRRMSEIMADLAAIDHVKIIRLHTRVPVAEPARITDEMVAALKVEGATTWVALHANHARELTNMARAACARLVDAGIPMVSQSVLLRGVNDNVVALSDLMRAFVECRIKPYYLHHGDLAPGTAHLRTTLAQGQDLMRQLRGRVSGLCQPEYVIDIPGGAGKSPVGPNYVLAAQNTAANAGDAVTETRYRIVDYCGDVHLYPPEA from the coding sequence ATGACGAAGACCAGTCCTTTGCGAACATTGCGCGAGCCGGCCGATCTCGTGGCCGCGGACCTGGCGCCGGCCACGGCGCTGCCTGCGCTGGAACGCGTTGCGGCGCGTTATGCCGTCGCGATCACGCCGGCGCTGGTTGAACTGATCGACACCTCGGATCCCGACGACCCCATCGCGCGGCAGTTCGTTCCGACCGCCGCGGAGCTGGAGACGCAGCCCGGCGAGAGCGCCGATCCGATCGGCGACAATCCGCATTCGCCGGTTCCCGGGATCGTGCACCGCTATCCCGATCGTGTCCTGTTCAAGCTCGTTCACGTCTGCGCGGTCTATTGTCGCTTCTGCTTCCGCCGCGAGATGGTGGGTCCCGGCAAGGAGAATGCGCTGTCGGACAGCGCCTACCGCGCCGCGATCGACTACATCCGCGCCCATAGCGAGATCTGGGAGGTGATCTTGACCGGCGGCGATCCCTTGATGCTGTCGCCGCGTCGGATGAGCGAGATCATGGCCGATCTTGCTGCGATCGATCACGTCAAGATCATCCGTCTTCACACCCGCGTGCCCGTGGCCGAGCCCGCGCGTATCACCGACGAGATGGTCGCTGCGCTGAAAGTCGAGGGTGCCACCACCTGGGTTGCACTTCATGCAAACCATGCGCGGGAGCTGACAAACATGGCCCGCGCCGCCTGCGCGCGGCTGGTCGACGCCGGCATTCCCATGGTGAGCCAGTCGGTGCTTTTGCGCGGCGTCAATGACAATGTCGTCGCCCTGTCGGATTTGATGCGGGCCTTCGTCGAGTGCCGGATCAAGCCGTACTATCTTCATCACGGCGATCTCGCGCCGGGGACGGCGCATCTGCGCACGACGCTGGCGCAAGGCCAGGACTTGATGCGGCAGTTGCGAGGGCGGGTGTCAGGGCTGTGTCAGCCGGAATACGTGATCGATATCCCCGGCGGCGCCGGCAAGTCGCCGGTCGGGCCGAATTATGTGTTGGCGGCGCAAAATACCGCAGCCAACGCGGGTGATGCGGTGACGGAAACGCGCTATCGTATCGTGGACTATTGCGGCGACGTTCATCTCTATCCGCCCGAAGCTTGA
- a CDS encoding 3-deoxy-7-phosphoheptulonate synthase, whose amino-acid sequence MLSTTDDLRIRELKELSTPEDVMREVPRTLTATRVVMAARNAIHAILNGQDDRLLVVVGPCSVHDPKAAIEYAEHLAKLREDLADQLEIVMRVYFEKPRTTVGWKGLINDPDLDGSFDINKGLRLARNVLSAVNNLGLPAGTEFLDMTTPQYIADLVSWAAIGARTTESQIHRELASGLSCPVGFKNGTDGNVRIAADAVKSASHPHHFMAVTKLGRSAIASTAGNEDCHIILRGGSKPNFDSASIAAACNDLAKSGVAPLVMVDASHANSSKKPENQPLVMADIAGQISGGENRIMGVMIESNLVAGRQDVVPGKPLTYGQSITDGCIDWATTAKVLEQLADAVEIRRNTARAGLHERSA is encoded by the coding sequence GTGCTGAGCACGACCGACGATCTTCGTATCCGCGAACTGAAAGAGCTGAGCACGCCCGAGGACGTGATGCGGGAGGTCCCGCGCACGCTCACGGCAACCCGTGTGGTGATGGCGGCGCGCAACGCCATCCACGCCATCCTAAACGGCCAGGACGACCGGCTTCTGGTCGTGGTCGGTCCGTGCTCGGTGCATGATCCCAAGGCCGCGATCGAGTATGCCGAACACCTCGCCAAGCTGCGCGAGGACCTCGCCGACCAGCTCGAGATCGTGATGCGGGTCTATTTCGAGAAGCCGCGCACCACGGTCGGCTGGAAAGGCCTGATCAACGATCCTGATCTCGACGGCAGCTTCGACATCAACAAGGGCCTGCGGCTTGCGCGCAACGTGCTCTCGGCGGTGAACAATCTCGGCCTGCCCGCCGGCACCGAATTCCTCGACATGACCACGCCGCAATACATCGCCGACCTCGTCTCCTGGGCTGCGATCGGCGCGCGCACGACCGAGAGCCAGATCCACCGCGAGCTGGCCTCGGGGCTCTCCTGCCCCGTCGGCTTCAAGAACGGCACGGACGGCAATGTGCGGATCGCAGCGGATGCCGTGAAGTCGGCCTCGCATCCGCATCACTTCATGGCGGTGACGAAGCTCGGCCGTTCGGCGATCGCCTCGACTGCGGGAAACGAAGACTGCCACATCATCTTGCGCGGCGGCAGCAAGCCGAACTTCGACTCGGCAAGCATCGCGGCGGCCTGCAACGATCTGGCGAAATCCGGCGTTGCACCGCTGGTGATGGTGGATGCGAGCCACGCCAATTCGAGCAAGAAGCCGGAGAACCAGCCGCTGGTGATGGCCGACATTGCCGGGCAGATCTCGGGCGGCGAGAACCGCATCATGGGTGTGATGATCGAGAGCAATCTCGTCGCCGGACGTCAGGACGTGGTGCCGGGCAAGCCGCTGACTTACGGCCAGAGCATCACCGACGGATGCATTGATTGGGCGACCACTGCCAAGGTGCTCGAGCAGCTCGCTGATGCGGTCGAGATCCGCCGCAACACCGCGCGCGCCGGACTGCACGAGCGTTCTGCGTAA